Proteins encoded in a region of the Rutidosis leptorrhynchoides isolate AG116_Rl617_1_P2 chromosome 9, CSIRO_AGI_Rlap_v1, whole genome shotgun sequence genome:
- the LOC139868803 gene encoding kinesin-like protein KIN-4A, producing the protein MENSPENCNVKVALHIRPLLRHERQNGGEECLDVVPGTAQVLMGSHSFIFDHVYGGGGSPSNSMFEECALPLLDALFQGYNGTVIAYGQTGSGKTYTMGTNPKESSHRGLIFQVMNTIFTKIETLKDQTEFQLHVSFIEILKEEVRDLLDSGVIDRRDTSDENSVSGKQQLQIRKAPDGALNLSGSTEVSVSTQKEMTACLEQGCSNRSVASTDMNNQSSRSHAIFTIILEQKDKDKGEAKSSDIMGEEYRCAKLHLVDLAGSERAKRAGSEGVRLKEGIQINKGLLALGNVISALGDDKKRKEGLHIPYRDSKLTRLLQASLGGNCKTVMIACVSPADYNAEETLNTLKYANRARNIQNKASVQKEVFPADTHKLRQQLRLLQAELAHRKEAELVELQDLKRKIDWLETTNSDLHEKINDYRNKCTLAEATNSELLLKIHDYHSKRASLNTSEIDSQTLLQTFTLSQEDNEDSQCTTAPESIMETVASGDISHDTLKEPDKTTRSSEVESLKQRFGEKFIALEEDKRLLQLERDGLRDEITHLEAFGQPTAKEQAMNEEKAEAIEAGTTTAEGETRGRTIPAMEDQSREANDAGNILHLIALYPGLQNLELLGEYSILETRRIKKESRKSEFELNKLMALYQRQTQVLQRKTEEAARATKKLKELMEARKITARRETIKTLKRWLNQEIEKVMQSHKLRIEHEKHTQRCIHLKSAVNCLIA; encoded by the exons ATGGAAAACTCACCGGAGAATTGCAACGTTAAGGTAGCGTTGCATATCCGGCCTCTTCTCCGGCACGAGCGGCAAAACGGCGGCGAAGAATGTTTGGACGTCGTCCCCGGAACAGCTCAG GTGTTAATGGGTTCACATTCGTTTATATTTGATCATGTTTATGGAGGAGGAGGGTCTCCATCAAATAGTATGTTCGAAGAGTGTGCCCTTCCTCTCTTAGATGCTTTGTTTCAAGGGTACAACGGTACAGTTATCGCATACGGTCAG ACAGGCTCAGGCAAGACATACACAATGGGTACTAATCCAAAAGAAAGTTCACACAGAGGACTTATTTTTCAAGTTATGAACACAATATTTACCAAGATCGAGACTCTAAAAGATCAAACTGAATTCCAATTGCATGTATCGTTCATCGAG ATTCTAAAAGAAGAAGTGAGGGACTTGCTGGATTCAGGGGTTATTGACAGACGAGATACAAGCGATGAGAATTCAGTTTCTGGAAAACAACAATTACAAATTCGAAAAGCACCAGATGGAGCTTTAAACTTGAGTGGATCAACTGAAGTTAGTGTAAGCACACAGAAAGAAATGACAGCTTGCTTAGAGCAAGGATGTTCGAATCGGTCTGTAGCGTCAACAGATATGAACAATCAATCAAG TCGGTCCCACGCAATCTTCACCATAATTTTAGAGCAGAAGGATAAAGATAAAGGTGAAGCTAAATCAAGTGATATTATGGGTGAGGAGTATCGTTGTGCAAAATTACATTTGGTAGACCTTGCTGGATCAGAGAGGGCTAAAAGAGCAGGTTCAGAAGGAGTTCGTTTGAAAGAAG GTATTCAGATCAACAAGGGGCTTCTTGCATTGGGTAATGTCATCAGTGCATTAGGAGATGATAAAAAACGGAAAGAGGGACTGCATATTCCATATCGAGATAGTAAACTTACTCGGTTGTTGCAG GCTTCACTTGGTGGGAATTGCAAAACTGTTATGATAG CTTGTGTCAGCCCTGCTGATTATAATGCTGAGGAAACTCTTAATACTCTTAAGTATGCCAATCGTGCTCGCAACATTCAAAATAAAGCTTct GTTCAAAAAGAAGTCTTTCCTGCTGACACGCACAAGTTGAGGCAGCAGTTAAGATTGTTGCAGGCAGAACTTGCTCACAGAAAGGAAGCTGAACTTGTAGAACTACAG GATCTGAAGAGGAAAATTGATTGGCTAGAGACTACCAACTCGGACCTTCATGAAAAGATTAATGATTATCGCAACAAATGTACTCTTGCAGAGGCTACCAACTCAGAACTTCTTTTAAAGATTCACGACTATCACAGTAAACGTGCTTCTCTAAATACTAGTGAAATAGATTCCCAG ACATTGTTACAAACTTTTACTCTATCTCAGGAAGATAACGAAGACTCACAATGCACGACTGCCCCAGAATCAATCATGGAAACTGTTGCAT CTGGTGATATTTCACATGATACACTAAAGGAACCCGATAAAACAACTAGATCTTCTGAAGTAGAGTCACTTAAGCAACGATTTGGGGAGAAATTTATAGCGCTCGAGGAAGACAAAAGACTATTGCAG CTAGAAAGAGATGGTCTGCGAGATGAAATTACACATCTTGAAGCTTTTGGTCAGCCAACGGCAAAAGAGCAAGCTATGAATGAAGAGAAAGCTGAAGCAATTGAGGCAG GTACAACTACAGCAGAAGGTGAAACAAGAGGAAGAACAATTCCGGCAATGGAAGACCAATCACGAGAAGCAAACGATGCAGGTAATATCCTTCATCTAATTGCGCTATATCCAGGGTTACAAAACTTGGAATTACTCGGCGAGTACTCGATTTTAGAAACTCGGCGA ataaaGAAGGAGAGCAGGAAGAGTGAATTTGAATTGAATAAATTAATGGCTCTGTATCAACGCCAAACACAG GTACTTCAAAGGAAAACAGAAGAAGCTGCAAGAGCTACCAAAAAGCTAAAAGAGTTAATGGAAGCACGCAAAATTACCGCGCGTCGTGAAACT ATCAAAACCTTGAAGAGATGGCTTAATCAAGAAATTGAGAAAGTAATGCAATCGCATAAACTTCGTATCGAGCATGAGAAGCATACTCAGAG gtgcatacatctaaaatcggCGGTGAATTGCTTGATTGCTTAG